The DNA sequence GGGCGTCCAGGTGGCGCAGCAGCCGGGCGGTGCGGGAGGTGGCGGAGGGGGAGCCGGAGAGGGACAGGACGGTGGCCATGAGCAACCCTTCGTGGTGCGGTCGGGGCAGGGGGACGGGAGGGGACCGCGGCGGCGGTCAGGACAGTGCGGGCTCGGGCTCCGGCAGCCGCGCCTCCAGCTCGCGGACCAGGGGCAGCACCCGCTTGCCGAAGTACTCCACCTCCTTGGGCACCCAATAGGCGAAACGCAGGGGTGCTGCGGGCATGCGGAACTCCCGGTGGAACGAATACGGGCATGGGGAATCGGCGCCACGGCGTCGAGCGGAATTCATCGCGGACGGGGCGGGGAAAGATCGGGCGGCGCGAAGGGGACGAGCGCCGGGGCGGGGCGGCCGCATTTCCTCGAGCGGCGGCCGGGACCCTTCCCGCGGGGCTTTGCGGGGCTCTGCGGGACTTTGCGGAAGAAGGGCCCTAGAAGCCTTTCCCGATCATGGGAGGCGAGGGGCAGTGAAGCGGAGGCGGACCCTCAGCGCTCGCTCGGACCCGATGGCAGGTCAGCCCGGACAGCAACAGAACGCGCTGGAGACACGCGCGAGGTCGACGTGGCGTCGCCGCGTGAGGTCCTGTCGCTTCATGTCACCGATCCAACCAGGGGGAAGTCCTGCCGGTCAAGAACGCCCGGGGCGTATTCCATATCGCGGACGCATGGACTGGGCTGCGGAAATTCCGCGGTGCCTGCTTCGAGATTACCCGGGAGGCGGGCCGGGGAGTGAGTCGGTATTCATGAGACCGTGATAGGGATCCCCTTGAACGGCGCGGACCGGGACGGGCATTCTGCGGCGTGTGCGTATCGAACAGCTGGAATACATCGCCGCGGTCACCCGCCTCGGCTCGCTCCGCCGCGCCGCCGAGGAACTGCATCTGTCCCAGCCCGCGCTCAGCGAGACGGTGCGCAATCTGGAACGCGAACTCGGCGTGGACCTGCTGGAGCGCAAGCGCTCCGGCGCCACGATCAGCGCCGAGGGACGGGAGCTGCTGCCGCATATCGTCAGCGTCATCGAGGCCGTCGACCGGCTGCGCGGCGCGGCCGGCGACCAGCACCGGGTCAGCCGGATGATCCGGCTGGGCACGGTCAACACCGCGACCGTCCCGCTGCTGATCCCGGCCGTCCGGGAGTTCCGCGCGACGCACCCGGTGACCCAGGTCGAGGTGGTGGCCGCGCAGCAGGCCGAGATCCACCGGGCGCTGCTGGAGGGGAGTTTCGACCTGGGCCTGGTCAACTACCTCCAGGGGGACGACGTCCCGCCCGCGCTGGAGACCACCGAGCTGCTGCGCGGCCGCCCGGTGGTCTGTCTGCGCCCCGACAGCCCGCTGGCGGCCCGGCCGACGGTGAGCGTGGCGGATCTGCTGGACGAGCGGGAGCCGCTGATCGTCATGCGCTCCGGCTATCTCATGCACCGTTTCATCCACCGGCTGCTGGCCGGGCGCACCCCGTCCTTCTCGTACTCCACCGACGGGGCCGAGATGGGCAAGCTGATGGTCGCCGAGGGGCTCGGCGTCACCGTGCTGCCCGACTTCAGCGTCATCGGCGACCCCCTGGAGCGCGGCGGCGCGATCACCTACCGGCCGCTCGCGGACGGCGAGGCCACCGAGGTGGCGCTGGTGATCCAGCGCCGCCGCTCGGGCTCGGTCCCGCGCGCCGTCCGCGATCTGCACCAGCTCTTCGTACGGCGCGCGGGGACGACGCCCTGAGCGGCTACGACGCCGACGCGGCAACGACCGCCTGCGCGGGCTACAGCTCCCTGAGCGCGGGCAGCAGTTGCTTCTCGGCCCAGTCCAGGAACGGCCGCTGGTGGTCGCCGCCGATCTGGACGAGGGCGACGTCCGTGAAGCCCGCGTCCACGTAGGGCCTGATCCGCTCGGTGAACTCCCCGATGTCGTCGCCGCACGGAATGGACGCGGCCACGTCCTCGGGCCGTACGAACTGGGTGGCGCCCGCGAAGGAGGCCGGCCCCGGCAGCTCCGAGTTGACCTTCCAGCCGCTCCCGAACCAGCGGAACTGGTCATGGGCGCGGGCGATCGCCGCGTCCCGGTCGGGGTCGTAGCAGACCGGGATCTGTCCGATCCGCGGCTTCCCGCTGCCGCCGTTGCGGTCGAACTCCGCCACCAGCTCGGACTTCGGCTCCGTCGCGATCAGGATGTCGGCCAGCTGCCCGGCCAGCAGGCAGGACTGCCGCCCGGAGACGGCGAGGCCGATGGGCGGCGGCTGGTCCGGCAGGTCCCACAGCTTGGCCGAGTCGACGTCGTAGTGGGTGCCGTGGTGGGTGACATAGCCGCCGGCGAACAGCGCGCGGATGATCTCGATCGCCTCTTGCAGCATCTCCTGCCGCACATCCGCCGACGGCCAGCCCTGGCCGACCACGTGCTCGTTCAGGTTCTCGCCGGACCCGAGCCCCAGCCGGAACCGCCCCTCGGACAGCAGTTGGAGCGTCGCCGCCTTCTGGGCGACCACCGCCGGGTGGTAGCGCACGGTGGGGCAGGTGACATACGTCGTCAGCGGGATCGAGGAGGTGGCCTGCGCGGCGGCACCCAGCACGCTCCAGGCGTAGGGCGCGTGTCCCTGGGAGGCCAGCCACGGGAAGTAGTGGTCGGAGGTCACCGAGAAGTCGAACCCGACCTGCTCGGCCCGGACCACGTCGTCGACGAGCTGACGTGGACCGGCCTGCTCGGTCATCATCGTGTATCCCCATCGAACCATGGCCCACGAGTACCGTCCGGCCCGGCTCCCAAACGTCCCAAACCGGCTTCCGGGGCGGGAAACGACTGGTCACGGCGTGCGGCGGCGGCTCACCCGGCGTAGCCGTCAGCCGAGCCTGGCGGAGATGACGGGGGCCAGGCGGTCGGTGATGGTGCGGTGGCCCTTGTCGTTGGGGTGGACGGAGTCGGAAAGGTCGTCGGAGGCGAGCCAGCCGGTGGTGTCGACGTAGGAGACCCGGGTGTCGCCGGAAGCGGTGACGGCGGCCTGGGTCTCGGTGCCGAACCGGCCGCTGAAGGTGCGCAGCGCGAAGATCCACGCGTCCGGGTAGGCGGTGCGGACCTTGCGCAGCAGGCTGGCGTAGGCGGCCTGGAACTGCGCCGAGCCGACCCCGCGGCCCACGTCGTTGGTGCCGAGGTTGATGACCACCGCGTCCGCCTGGTAGCGGGAGAAGTCCCAGTCGGGGGTGGCGGCGTTCGGGTTCAGCTTGGTGAACTGCTGCTCCAGGCTCATCCGGTCGTCCGCCGTGTCGACGAGTGCGGCGCCGCCCTGGGCGATCTGGGTGTGGTCGGCGCCGAGCCGCTCGCCGATGAGCCAGCCGTAGGCGGTGCGGGCGTTCTGCGAGGTGGTGGTGCCCACCGTGATCGAGTCGCCGACGAATTCGATCAGCTTCTCCGGGGCCGGCGGGGCGAAGGTGGTGGCGCCGCTGTCCAGGGTCAGGCCCTGGAAGACCGCGTCACCGTGGTAGGAGCCCGCGACCACCTGGTAGTTGACCTGGAGGGTGTGGTTTCCGGCCGACAGCGGGGTCGGGGTGAGGTTCACCGTGCCCTTGGCCTCGTCGTAGAAGGTGGCGGGGCCGCCGTCGATGCTGACCCACAGGTCGATCGCGTTCCGCTGTTTGAGCCCCACGGTGCGGCCGGTGAAGCCGGTGCGGAAGTAGGCGCCCGCCCAGTAGGGGGTGTAGGCGGTGGCCGAACTCCGGGTGTCCCAGCGGCCGGTGAACCTGATGTTGGGGTCGCCCGGCTGGCCGGGGGCGACGGCGGCCGCCTTGGTGGCGGCGGCGCCCACGTCGGCGGCGATGACCGGGGCCAGGCGGTCCGCGAACTTGGTGTGCCCGGCCTCGTTGGGGTGGCCGTTGCCGTCCTCGTAGTCGGTGCCGTCGGTGAGCCAGCCGGTGGTGTCCACGTAGCGCACCCGGGCGTCGCCCGCCGCGTTGCGCGCGCTCACGGCCGCCTTGGTCTCCGTCACATAGCGCTTCTTGAGGGTCTGTACGGCGAAGAGGGCCGCGTTCGGGTACGTCGCGCGGATGTCGCGCAGCAAAGTGGTGTACGCCGACTGGAACTCGGCGCCCGTGACACCGTGCCCGATGTCATTGGTGCCCAGGTTGATGACGACCGCGCTCGCCTGGTAGCGGGAGAAGTCCCAGTTCTGATCGCCGGTCGAGGCCGTCTTGAAGAACTGCGTGGCCAGTCCCACGCAGCCGTCCTTGCCCACCAGGCAGTAGCCCGAGCGGGCGATCTGGGTGTGCCGCATGCCCAGCAGCTCGCCGGTCTTCCAGCCGTACGAGTCCAGCGCGAGCCGGTCGGTGAGGGCGCCCGCGGTGATGGAGTCGCCCACGAACTCGAGGAGCCCGGACGGCACCCGAGGAGCGACGGTGCCCGCGCCCGCGTCCAGGACCAGGCCCTGGAAGACGGTGTCGCCGGAGCGGTAGGAGACCCGGAGGGTGTGGGTGCCCTGGGGCAGCGGCTGGGGGGTGAGGGTGACGGTGCCCTTGACGCCCGCGTAGAAGACGTCGGCGCCGCCGTCGACGCTCGCGTAGAAGTTCACCGCCTCCCGGGCCTTGATCTTCACCGTGGTGCCGGTGAACGCGGTCTGGAGGTAGCCGCCGGTCCAGTTGGGGACGGCGGCGGTGGCGGAGCTCAGGTCCCAGCGGCCGGTGTAGACGATGTTGGGGTCGGTGACTGAGCCGTCCCCCAGGGCCGCCGCCGGGGTCGCCGCCGGGGCCGCCGCCGGAGCCGACGCCCGTGCGGTGGCGCCGAGGCCGACCCCCAGTGCGCAGAGCGACGCGGTCATGACAAGAACGAAGAGCGTGCGTAAGGAACGTGAGGCGGGCGAGGCGTGCGGGATCGATGGCATGAGGGTCCCCTCGAGGAGGTGATGGCTGCTGCCTGGGAGCGCTCCCAGGCGTCCGTGGCTCCACGATGGAAGCTCTGAATCGGTTCAACGTCAAGGTGTGCGGCGATGGTCGTCCACGGCGGACGTTCACGGCGTAAGTCCACGGCGGACCCACAGCGAACCTCTTCAGGGATGCCGCCGCACGAGCATGTCCGCGCACTTCTCGCCGATCATCATCGTCGTGACGCACGGATTGACGGCGATGAGGAACGGCATGGCGGAGCCGTCCGCGACCCGCAGCCCCCGCACGCCCTTGACCCTCAGCTGCGGATCGAGCGGCGCGTCCGGGTCCTCGGGCGGGCCCATCCGCACGGTGCACGCCGGGTGGTAGGCGGTGTTGTGGGTCTCGCGGACATAACCGGCCAGCTCGTCGTCGCTGTGCACATCGGGCCCGGGAGCCAGCTCGGCGCCCGCCCACAGGGCCAGTGCGGGCCGGGCGGCGATCTTGCGGGCGAGCAGCAGACCGCGGGTCATGATCTCCATGTCGTAGCCGTCGGTGAAGTAGCGCGGGTCCACCCGCGGCTTGTCGCGGAAGTCCCGGCTGGCCAGCCGCACGGTGCCCCGGGAGCGGGCGCGGGTGACGTTCGGGGTGAGACAGAAGGCGTTCTCCGAGGTGGGATAGGAGCGGCGGTAGGTGTTCAGGTCGAAGGGCACCGCACCGTAGTGGAACATCAGATCGGGGCGGTCCAGGCCGGACTCGGTGGCGGCGAAGATGCCGATCTCCCACCACTGGGTGGAGGTGGTGACCATGGGCTGCTCGGCGTTCCACATGATGACGCCCTCGGGGTGGTCCTGGAGGTTCTGCCCGACACCGGGGGAGTCCACCAGCACCTCCACCCCCGACTCCCGCAGATGCGCGGCTGGGCCGATGCCGGAGAGCATCAGCAGCTTCGGGGTGTCGATGGCGCCGCACGAGACGATGACCTCGCGCCGGGCGTGCACCCGCAGGGTGCGGACCAGATCGGGAGGGAGGTAGTCCACCCCGACACAGCGCCGGTCCTCGTCCAGAACCAGCCGTTTGGCCCGCAGTTCGGTACGCACCCGCAGATTGGGCCGGGAGTCCATGACGGGATGGAGGTAGGCGACCGAGGCGGAGCAGCGGGTGCCGTCCTCGCGGGCGTTGATCTGGAACCAGTTGGCGCCGCGCAGCACCGTCGTGCCGGTGTTGAACGGGGTGACCGGGATGCCCGCCTCCTCGCAGGCCGTCAGCACCGCCCGGCCGCACGGGTCCTCCGGCGGCACGGTGCGGATCCTGACCGGGCCGTCGCGGCCGTGGTGGTCGCCGGGCGCGTCGTTGTCCTCCAGGCGCCGGAAGAGCGGGAAGCAGTCGGCGGCCGACCAGCCGTCCAGTCCCATGGCCGCCCATTCGTCGAGGTCCTCGGCGGGCGCCCAGAAGGCGATGCAGGAGTTGTGCGAGGAGCAGCCGCCCAGCACCTTGGCGCGGGCGTGGCGCAGAAAGCTGTTGCCCCGCTCCTGCGGTACGACCGGGTAGTCCCAGTCGTAGCCGGACCCCAGCAGCGACATCCAGCGGTTCAGCCGCAGCACGTTGTCGTCCCCGAGGTCCGACGGGCCCGCCTCCAGCAGGCATACGCTCACCGAGGGGTCCTCGGACAGCCGCGCCGCGACCACCGAACCGGCCGTACCGCCGCCGACCACCACATAGTCGAACTCGTCCACGGGCCTCTCGCCTCTTCTCACGGGGGATGGTGACGGCGGCGTGCTCGGCGAGCACACCCGTACCCGTCGTCGTCCGTGCCGTTGTGCGAGGACCCCTCCGGCCGGGGCTCCGACGGAGGTCCGGGAGGTCCGGCCGCCGTCACTCTCACTCGAACCACCGCTGCGGGCGGGGCGCGGTGTTGCGCCAGACGTGCTTGAGCTCCTGGTATTCGTGCAGCCCCGACGGGCCCAGCTCACGGCCGATACCGGACTGTTTCATCCCGCCCCACTCGGCCCGCGGGACATACGGATGGAAGTCGTTGATCCAGACGGTCCCGGCCCGCAGCCGGGACGCCACCCGGTGCGCCTTCTCCGCGTCCTGCGTCCACACCCCGCCCGCCAGGCCGTACACCGTGTCGTTGCCGAGCGCGACCGCCTCGTCCTCGTCCCGGAACCGCTCCACGGTGAGCACCGGACCGAAGGACTCCTCCTGCACCACGGACATGTCCGGGGTGCAGTCGTCCAGGACGGTCGGCAGGTAGTAGAAGCCCCTCTCCAGCGCCGGGTCGTCGGGCGGCGTCCCGCCGCAGCGCAGCACCGCGCCCTCGTCGATCCCCGCCGCCACATAGTCGGCGATCTTCCGGCGGTGCTCGGCGGAGATCAGCGGACCGGCGCGGGCGTGCTCGTCGAACGGTCCGCCCAGCCGGATGTTCCGGGCCCGGTGCACGATCTCGTCGACGAACGCGTCATGCAGCTGCTGCTGGACCAGCAGCCGGGCACCGGCCGAGCAGACCTGCCCGGAGTGCAGGAACACCGCCGTGAGCGCGTAGTCGACGGCCGTGTCGAAATCGCAGTCGGTGAAGACGACATTGGGGTTCTTGCCGCCCAGCTCCAGGGCGAGCTTCTTCACCGTGGGCGCGACCGCCGCCATGATCCAGCGGCCGGTGGCCGCCCCGCCGGTGAAGGACACCATGTCCACCCGATCGTCGGTGACCAGCGGCGCGCCCGCGGTGGCCCCCGAGCCGAGGACCAGATTGGCGGCACCCCCCGGCAGCCCGGCCTCCGCCAGCAGCCGCATCAGATGGATCGCGGTGTGCGGGGTCAGCTCGCTGGGCTTGAGGACGAAGGTGTTCCCGGCGGCCAGCGCGGGCGCCACCTTCCAGGCCGTCTGGAGCAGCGGATAGTTCCACGGCGTGATCAGCGCACACACCCCGACCGGTTCGTGCACCACCCTGCTGTCGATCTCCGGACTGCCCACCTCCACCACCCGCCCGGCGCCGGCGGAGGAGATGAGATCGCCGAACCAGCGGAAGCAGTTCGCGATGTCGTCCAGGTCGTACTCGCTCTCGACCAGCCGTTTCCCGGTGTCCATGGACTCGGCGCGGGCGAGCGTCGACTTCTCGCGCACCAGCAGATCGGCCACCCGCAGCAGCAGCCCGCCCCGCTCGGCGGCCGGGGTGCCGGGCCAGGACCCGCGGTCGAAGGCGTCCCGGGCGGCCGCCACCGCGGCGGCCGCGTCCTTGGGCCCCGCCTCGTCGACCACGGCGACCAGCGAGCCGTCCGCGGGACAGCGGACCTCGCGGCTGTGTCCGTCGAGGGCGGTCGTCCAGTGGCCGCCGATGAACAGCTCCGGCATGGGTGCCTCCGGGCTCGGACGACGGTGGCCGGCCCCGGGGTGGATCCGTCGACGCACCCGGCCGGCCCACACACCGAGCCTAAGTGGCGCCGGTCCCGCTCGCACGGCGTACGGAAGGCGTCGGGCGGGGGAGGCTCGGGGCGAGGAAAGCTCCGGGCGAGGCGGGAGGCGATGGCTCCCGGGAACGAGTGCCGCGGGAACGAGTGCCGGGGGAACGGGTGTCCCGGGAAACCATCTGCCGACCGTGCTCGGCTCAGCCGCTCTGGTGCCAGGCCCCGTCGGCGTAGTCGTACCCGTATTCGGGGCGCCCCTTGACACCGCTGGTGCGGAACGGCGAGCCGTGGTCGTCGATCCGCAGCGTCCCCGAGCGGCCGCCGCTCGTCCAGTCCAGCTCCAGGTACCAGCTGCAGTCGCAGCCGGACGTCCGGGCGTTGACCAGCAGCACCTCCGGATCGGAGGCCGAAACCCGGTAGGGGAGGCGAACGGCCGGGATCGGCTCGCCGCCGTCATTGCCGTCGGTGGGGCGGGCCAGCGGACGGGCGGCGTCCAGGTCGACCGAGAAGGCGCGCGGGGTGAGGGAGCCCCCACAGCCGTTCTCCATGGCGAACGACGACCACGCGAGCGGGGCGCGGCGGCCCACGACCCGTACGTGCAGGGCCTGGAGGACGACCGCCGACGAGGCGCGGCCCTGCACCGTGACCTCGACATTGGTGGTCCCGCCGTGCACCGCGCCATGGGCGGCGGCCCAGGTCGGGGCGTCCTGCTCGGTGGGCGGCGGGGCAACCTCGGAGGGGGGCCGGTCGATGAGATAGCGGTGGTCGCAGCCGTTCTCCCAGACATGGGAACGGGTGGAGAGGGTGAGCGGGGCCCGGGTGGAACCGCCATCGCCCGGCCCCTTGGCCGAGCCGGTCCCGGGGGAGCCGGAGGGAGCGCCTCCGGCCTTCCGCTCGTCGTCGCGTTCGCCCTTCGCGCCGTCGCGGGGCGCGCCGGACGCGTCGTCGCCGTTCGTCTCCTGACGGTCCAGCCGCCCACGGGCGGTCGGCCCGGCGGACGGGGCGGACGAGGGGGCGGTGGCGGTGGGGGGTGAGGCCGCCGTGTCCTGCCGCCCGTCCGCGCCGGGCGGCCGCACCTCGACCGCCGTGACGGCGAGCACGACGACGGCGGCGGCCCCGGCCAGCAACGCCCACGGCCGCCGCACCCGTGCCCCGACGACGGCCTCCCCACCGCCCCCCGCCACCGCCCGCAACCCCCGCCGCC is a window from the Streptomyces luomodiensis genome containing:
- a CDS encoding putative leader peptide, giving the protein MKRQDLTRRRHVDLARVSSAFCCCPG
- a CDS encoding LysR family transcriptional regulator, yielding MRIEQLEYIAAVTRLGSLRRAAEELHLSQPALSETVRNLERELGVDLLERKRSGATISAEGRELLPHIVSVIEAVDRLRGAAGDQHRVSRMIRLGTVNTATVPLLIPAVREFRATHPVTQVEVVAAQQAEIHRALLEGSFDLGLVNYLQGDDVPPALETTELLRGRPVVCLRPDSPLAARPTVSVADLLDEREPLIVMRSGYLMHRFIHRLLAGRTPSFSYSTDGAEMGKLMVAEGLGVTVLPDFSVIGDPLERGGAITYRPLADGEATEVALVIQRRRSGSVPRAVRDLHQLFVRRAGTTP
- a CDS encoding LLM class F420-dependent oxidoreductase, with amino-acid sequence MVRWGYTMMTEQAGPRQLVDDVVRAEQVGFDFSVTSDHYFPWLASQGHAPYAWSVLGAAAQATSSIPLTTYVTCPTVRYHPAVVAQKAATLQLLSEGRFRLGLGSGENLNEHVVGQGWPSADVRQEMLQEAIEIIRALFAGGYVTHHGTHYDVDSAKLWDLPDQPPPIGLAVSGRQSCLLAGQLADILIATEPKSELVAEFDRNGGSGKPRIGQIPVCYDPDRDAAIARAHDQFRWFGSGWKVNSELPGPASFAGATQFVRPEDVAASIPCGDDIGEFTERIRPYVDAGFTDVALVQIGGDHQRPFLDWAEKQLLPALREL
- a CDS encoding GDSL-type esterase/lipase family protein, giving the protein MTASLCALGVGLGATARASAPAAAPAATPAAALGDGSVTDPNIVYTGRWDLSSATAAVPNWTGGYLQTAFTGTTVKIKAREAVNFYASVDGGADVFYAGVKGTVTLTPQPLPQGTHTLRVSYRSGDTVFQGLVLDAGAGTVAPRVPSGLLEFVGDSITAGALTDRLALDSYGWKTGELLGMRHTQIARSGYCLVGKDGCVGLATQFFKTASTGDQNWDFSRYQASAVVINLGTNDIGHGVTGAEFQSAYTTLLRDIRATYPNAALFAVQTLKKRYVTETKAAVSARNAAGDARVRYVDTTGWLTDGTDYEDGNGHPNEAGHTKFADRLAPVIAADVGAAATKAAAVAPGQPGDPNIRFTGRWDTRSSATAYTPYWAGAYFRTGFTGRTVGLKQRNAIDLWVSIDGGPATFYDEAKGTVNLTPTPLSAGNHTLQVNYQVVAGSYHGDAVFQGLTLDSGATTFAPPAPEKLIEFVGDSITVGTTTSQNARTAYGWLIGERLGADHTQIAQGGAALVDTADDRMSLEQQFTKLNPNAATPDWDFSRYQADAVVINLGTNDVGRGVGSAQFQAAYASLLRKVRTAYPDAWIFALRTFSGRFGTETQAAVTASGDTRVSYVDTTGWLASDDLSDSVHPNDKGHRTITDRLAPVISARLG
- a CDS encoding GMC family oxidoreductase, translating into MDEFDYVVVGGGTAGSVVAARLSEDPSVSVCLLEAGPSDLGDDNVLRLNRWMSLLGSGYDWDYPVVPQERGNSFLRHARAKVLGGCSSHNSCIAFWAPAEDLDEWAAMGLDGWSAADCFPLFRRLEDNDAPGDHHGRDGPVRIRTVPPEDPCGRAVLTACEEAGIPVTPFNTGTTVLRGANWFQINAREDGTRCSASVAYLHPVMDSRPNLRVRTELRAKRLVLDEDRRCVGVDYLPPDLVRTLRVHARREVIVSCGAIDTPKLLMLSGIGPAAHLRESGVEVLVDSPGVGQNLQDHPEGVIMWNAEQPMVTTSTQWWEIGIFAATESGLDRPDLMFHYGAVPFDLNTYRRSYPTSENAFCLTPNVTRARSRGTVRLASRDFRDKPRVDPRYFTDGYDMEIMTRGLLLARKIAARPALALWAGAELAPGPDVHSDDELAGYVRETHNTAYHPACTVRMGPPEDPDAPLDPQLRVKGVRGLRVADGSAMPFLIAVNPCVTTMMIGEKCADMLVRRHP
- a CDS encoding aldehyde dehydrogenase family protein; this translates as MPELFIGGHWTTALDGHSREVRCPADGSLVAVVDEAGPKDAAAAVAAARDAFDRGSWPGTPAAERGGLLLRVADLLVREKSTLARAESMDTGKRLVESEYDLDDIANCFRWFGDLISSAGAGRVVEVGSPEIDSRVVHEPVGVCALITPWNYPLLQTAWKVAPALAAGNTFVLKPSELTPHTAIHLMRLLAEAGLPGGAANLVLGSGATAGAPLVTDDRVDMVSFTGGAATGRWIMAAVAPTVKKLALELGGKNPNVVFTDCDFDTAVDYALTAVFLHSGQVCSAGARLLVQQQLHDAFVDEIVHRARNIRLGGPFDEHARAGPLISAEHRRKIADYVAAGIDEGAVLRCGGTPPDDPALERGFYYLPTVLDDCTPDMSVVQEESFGPVLTVERFRDEDEAVALGNDTVYGLAGGVWTQDAEKAHRVASRLRAGTVWINDFHPYVPRAEWGGMKQSGIGRELGPSGLHEYQELKHVWRNTAPRPQRWFE